From the genome of Vitis riparia cultivar Riparia Gloire de Montpellier isolate 1030 chromosome 2, EGFV_Vit.rip_1.0, whole genome shotgun sequence:
ATTATATAATGATTTTGTGTTGTTTGTGGTCTTTAATTACTAGGTGGTCCAAGATTGCAGCTAGGTTGCCTGGAAGAACAGATAATGAGATTAAGAATCACTGGAACACCCACATCAAGAAAAAGCTTCTTAAGATGGGAATTGACCCAGTCACTCACGAGCCCTTCCACAAACAAGCTGCGGCTAAGGAGACTTCACCTCGGGCTGATCATTTGCCAGAAAATGACACCCATAATCTCCAGTTACCCGATCCCGACGGCATCATCAACTCTGATCAGGACAACTCCAGCTCATCACCACCCGAAAATTCATCCAGTACTGATGAGTCCCGCTTGCTAGACAGCGTTTGCAACGATGACTCACTGATGAATTGCTTGTGGGGTGATGAAATGCCACTAGTTGATGCTTCATGGAAGTTTCCCTCAGCCGGAGAGAACTTCAACAACATGGGGTTACCATCGTGGGATGACAGTTGTGCATGGTTACTCGACTGCCAGGATTTTGGCATTCATGATTTCGGTATCGATTGTTTTAATGACATCGAGGTAAACTCGTTGAATACATTAGAGATGGGGGACAAGCACTAGTATGCAGCATAGTGGACAAGAacacaaaagggaaaaaaaaaaaaaaggttcacaCTTTATAGTGCGCATGTTACAAAGTACCATGTCTGGCCTCACTATAGATTCTCTGTGATTTTATGTATTATGTTATAGAAATATTCATGGATGCtccaagttttcaaaaaaaaaagttctaagAGGTTTTCACCAACCAAATCGAAGAATGTTACTAAACTCGAATCATTTGAAGGAGATAAAGAAACCCCAATGCTTAAAGTTGTGTAATCTTATGTAAACGATAGGGACATGCACATTGGGCATAATTGTATACTTAAGTGTTAGGTGGTATTGTGAATATGAAAACCTTTTGTATATAGTGTATTTATTATGTTGGAAATAAGGAAGAAAAGGTTATTTTGATGtggtttttataaatattgatgaTCCAATTGTTGCATGCCGTCTCTTCTGTCTTCTCTTGTTTTCAcccagaaaggaaaaaatatgaaGTAAAGATGGAGTCTGTGGAATCATGACTCAACAGATTGTTGAACTTCACTTTGATCATTAAACTAGAGGAAGGGCGGCTGAAGGCcttgtttttgggttttttcGCAGGTAAATCATACCACGCTGTTACTCCACAATGGTTATGATGATGctattttacatttttagcATATTTAAATGGTATGTATTTTAGATACGTCCAATACCGATTCAACACACCGAGACCAATATGCCTCGGGACCTCAACCACGACTTTAAACCATGATTGTTAGTTCATGAGGTAGCTCAATTGGCTCACCCCATAACCTTTCtttcataatattttctttggCCTTCCTCCTTTCATTGTTATAATTTGCCTAATAAAACTCTGTAAATAGCTAGAATGACTCGGTACCAGTATTCACAGGTTCAACCAAGCAGAATTCAGAAGAAAAGATCGAAACATTTCTTGTTTGACTAAAGCATACATATTTTCGAATTTTGACATTttgaaagagatttttttttccttggatcATTGATAATTATCACCCTACCCTCCCTTgcatattttgtattcatttagTACAAAAGATTGGAAGCTTTCACTCGTCTGAGTGCCATAAGATTAATTGATTATCGCCAGGAAGTACGATGCCCAATGTAATCCACAGTGTCACCGTCACTTGGATTAACTTTATGGTATTGTGCTGCaacatatataaattaatattgagCCATTATCCAGTACTGGATAGAATATAGATATAAGATAATATTCCAGAGGAATCTTGATATGGTCCTATCCCCCGCTCCCCCTGCTAGCTAGTGCTACTGTTAGCTGTATAATATTCCTCATAATTTAAGCCTACTGATGAAACTCGAATGCACACGCACATTCCATTGAAGTCTCTTCTTTTAAGAACTTGTCACCTTGTCATCATTCAAGAGATCTCCGGAAAAAAAATGCACTTAAGCAGGCTGTCTCAGCACTAAATTAATTGCACTTTAAGCAACCATCTCAATCATGTCATCTCCCATCATCCTGATATGTCCATTGGCTTTAGTTCTTAGTGGTGCTAATGATAAGATTCTGAAACCATTGTCACCCTGACTTCTTCTAAACCCTAAGTCTCAAAGCAATGGCTTAATTCCGGATGTGTTTGGGTCATGAAATCATTTGCCTCTACCTAAACTGTTTCATTGCTTTGTTTTTAATGGTAGTGGGAAACGCAAACTAGCACAGATCAAACTCGATCACTGTGATGTATGCTTAAGATCAGGAAGACATAAAAGAAAAGGACattatgaattatttatatatatatatctccaTGTTTGACCCCCTATGTTTTAAACATGTGTTATCCTCTGCTAGTTGTTGAATTAATAAATGGAGGCATGGAACCATTTGTCAATGTGAACAAGATTAATGGAGAAGCTTTATTGTCAATGCTTACATTTAAGAATGGATTTAAGTCCATTGGATGATCAACACATTGTCTTGATTATATCGTGGCTCTGATTATTATATATAGGATAAACCCTAGAATTCAACACAAGTGATTTTCAAGATGAAGAGGTTGATGAAGAGCTGCTTTCAAATATCTCCTTTACTTCAGTAATTTAAGACCTCTCTACCAGAAAGAAAGGTGACGATGGTTTagatgttgatgacatgatttaaaaaaagaaaagcttcACAATTTTTCCAAGTAAAAGCAAAAATCATGCCAAAAGGATCATTATCCAACTCAGatgttttaatttgaaaagcaTTGTGAGCCATGAATTCCTGTGACCTCTAAAACATTgataggaaaagaaatgactcgaTAGAGTTGGGGGGACACCCTTTTGAGTTACATTTCCTTTAGAAAAGGAGGGGAAGGAGATGGCCCATGTAGCTGAATAGAATAGcaattgagaagattaataggGGGTGTGTGGATGGAAAGTGTGGAAAGTAGGAATAGGGGATGAGGGAGACCCTGCACCTAAGGGTGCCTCAGTCGCGCGTGGTGGCTGACCTGGCCTCTAAAAGAGGGGATCCCACTCAGTGGAATTTGTAATCATTCTGGTACTGCCTTTGTGTGATCTTCAATTCAAATGGGTGTTACATATTTTTGAAGAACAATTTTTCCTGGGAAACCCATATTGTCAACGAAGGAAAAGCTGCATACCTTCTTCTGTGTGAACGTGCCATTGAGTAAAAGTCCCTGGGCTCCCCCAGTCTGGGACTTCTTACTTTTGTGCAGTTTGTGCTCTGGAAATTCAAGGTGCAGGAGCCAAGTACAAAGCTAATGGGATTTTCTGAGTTTATTTCTCCGATTTATTTCGGGGGCGGgaatattaaaaaggaaattaaaattacgataaaaatagattttatttttttaagacaatattttatttcccaatttttacatattatttcaaatttattttaactaatttatataaaagtcaaataatttaaaactattaattGTGCTAGAGATATAGGAAAATTAAGACATTTATTTAAGGTACATcacataaaacaaaattataaaatttatctataataattgttatataatacatttttataaataaatcaagactcaaaattgaataaaatttattttattattctaaagagataaaatctaaaaaaaaaaaattatttaaatgtaatttttgtcAAACatgattcaaatatttttatttattttttcaaaataacccttttatatatatatatatatatatatatatatatatttatattttacctATTAATATTAGAAGATATCTTTCCACTTTAGTTTTAAAGAATACTAGGAAGAGGGAACAAACCCTACAATCCACAGCAAAACCTGCAAAACAACTTCACTAGAAGAAACAAGTTGAACTAAAATTATGGGATTTAATTCCTCATGTAGGATTTGTGGTAGTTGCATGACTACTTGAACCAGCAAAGCGGCAATTTTGATCATCAAATATGAGACTTGCTACAACAAATGAAGCCTTATCTAGAGATAATGAGAAGTGAAGCAATCCTCCCATCAGAGATAATGGTATGCCATGCTTCTTTTGCTTACCTACTTGATTAGGTAAGTATCATAACACAGCTTTTAAAGACTCAAGGCTCTTATGTGATAGGCCATCCAATGCCAAAAacagatgtgatgaagaaaaaaGCACATCCTGAGGGAAAATATCCCTAAGattttgttgaaaaatcacatctaaagaaaataaaagtgataAATCTTAGATTTTTAGGAGTTATATATcgataatttattaactttaaacctattttttattttattttcttttatatatatatatatatatatatatatatatatatatatatatatatatatatatatatatattattttctttccctcaaatttctcaaaaaccaaacataaccctaatctttctttatttctatgGATGATGGGGGGTGCATCACCCCGGatgcagaaaaataaaaataaaaataaagatgaataaaattggagaaatataaaactatacaagcattttaagaatttatataaatatattaaatataagcaAGAAAGATAAAAAGGTTTGTATTAATCAATGATTTTATGTTAAGAGTCAAAATCAATAATGTATTTAGGATTatttagtattaaaattataacaaaaaatcattttagtggttattattaaatggatttttttttttacatatttaacattaaaatttacaattggcattattaaattaatggtaaatttaattttagtcaTTGGAGTTAATATAAAAGGATGGGTAGAAAACTagttaatattttagaatataaagaaatataattaaataatattttaattttataaatttttttttataagtgtttgataaaacttaatacttaatgacttaagatgactttaaattaaattatatttagttattgatttaaaatttattaccaagtatcattttgcataatttcctgttttttatttttaaaaacaaaaacttcttTGTGAAAATAGAATATGTTGTGCAAAAAGtatagaattgattttatttttataaattttaaaatttgaagggGTAAAATTTTTTTGATGTATTAATTTAAAC
Proteins encoded in this window:
- the LOC117928811 gene encoding protein ODORANT1 — its product is MGRQPCCDKLGVKKGPWTAEEDKKLINFILTNGQCCWRAVPKLAGLRRCGKSCRLRWTNYLRPDLKRGLLTESEEQLVIDLHARLGNRWSKIAARLPGRTDNEIKNHWNTHIKKKLLKMGIDPVTHEPFHKQAAAKETSPRADHLPENDTHNLQLPDPDGIINSDQDNSSSSPPENSSSTDESRLLDSVCNDDSLMNCLWGDEMPLVDASWKFPSAGENFNNMGLPSWDDSCAWLLDCQDFGIHDFGIDCFNDIEVNSLNTLEMGDKH